A part of Methanobrevibacter sp. genomic DNA contains:
- a CDS encoding SLC13 family permease, with protein MPNLVDKSFDFFKKEIIFSISLILAIVSCFFVHPSFNYVYYINWETVILLFVIMVIVEVLKNLSLFEILVRKLLRKIGNARGLVLVLVFTCFISSIFITNDVSLIIFVPFSILALRRVNRVDLAVFTVSLQTIAANVGCMVLPIGAPHNIVMYTVSNISFESFFLLLLPYIIASVIFLFVLLLFVPRDDIELPEMKKIRFNRKNFFKRVFLGVDYYLLLTFIALFILFGNLENIPFFSSLFTKSIVGNEVLWGVVASQVISNVPAAILLSGFSTNYEAIIVGINIGGFGTLVASMANLISYKIIVREYDEFKIRYLAVFTVLNIILLAILWGVYIFI; from the coding sequence ATGCCTAATTTAGTTGATAAAAGCTTTGATTTTTTTAAAAAAGAGATAATATTTTCAATATCATTAATATTAGCTATTGTTTCTTGTTTTTTCGTCCATCCAAGTTTTAATTATGTATATTACATCAATTGGGAAACGGTCATATTGCTTTTTGTAATCATGGTCATTGTTGAGGTCTTAAAGAATTTATCCCTTTTTGAGATTTTGGTCCGTAAATTGCTGAGAAAAATTGGAAACGCTCGAGGTCTTGTTTTAGTTTTGGTTTTCACATGTTTTATCAGTTCCATATTCATCACAAACGATGTGTCTTTAATTATTTTTGTACCATTTTCCATTTTGGCTTTAAGAAGAGTCAATAGGGTTGATTTGGCGGTATTTACAGTCAGCTTGCAGACGATTGCCGCTAATGTCGGATGCATGGTTCTTCCTATCGGCGCTCCGCATAATATCGTGATGTACACTGTCTCCAACATTTCATTCGAGTCATTTTTCCTACTGCTGCTTCCTTATATCATTGCATCTGTGATATTTTTATTTGTATTGTTGTTATTTGTCCCGCGGGATGATATTGAGTTGCCAGAAATGAAAAAAATCAGGTTTAATCGCAAAAATTTCTTTAAAAGGGTTTTTCTTGGTGTCGATTACTACTTGCTTTTGACATTCATTGCACTTTTCATTTTGTTTGGAAATCTTGAAAATATTCCGTTTTTCAGTTCATTGTTTACCAAGTCAATCGTTGGAAATGAGGTGTTGTGGGGTGTGGTTGCATCCCAGGTAATTTCAAATGTTCCTGCCGCAATATTGCTCAGCGGTTTCAGCACAAACTATGAAGCTATCATCGTTGGAATCAATATTGGCGGATTTGGAACACTTGTAGCATCCATGGCAAACTTGATTTCGTATAAAATCATTGTTCGTGAATATGATGAGTTTAAAATCAGGTATCTGGCAGTATTCACGGTTTTAAACATTATTTTGCTGGCCATCCTATGGGGAGTTTATATTTTCATTTGA
- a CDS encoding TIGR04076 family protein, whose translation MGLYKVKISVVRKVRHDDLIEKYENPLEHECDVEEGDVFIANGWQKPDNFCDSAWESVSPFVLALANGAEDFYGGWMKNKKSAMISCNDGFRPVSFLLETLDEEAD comes from the coding sequence ATGGGCTTGTATAAGGTAAAAATCTCTGTTGTTAGGAAAGTGAGGCATGATGATTTGATTGAGAAATATGAAAATCCTCTGGAACATGAATGTGATGTTGAAGAGGGTGATGTTTTCATAGCTAACGGTTGGCAAAAACCAGATAATTTCTGTGACAGTGCATGGGAGAGCGTTTCACCCTTTGTGCTTGCATTGGCCAATGGCGCTGAGGATTTCTATGGGGGATGGATGAAAAATAAGAAATCGGCCATGATATCCTGCAATGACGGCTTCAGGCCTGTAAGTTTTCTTCTGGAAACATTGGATGAAGAGGCAGATTAA
- the cfbD gene encoding Ni-sirohydrochlorin a,c-diamide reductive cyclase catalytic subunit has translation MHPRPSPIAATLYTLRDMNVDVIVMHGPTGCCFRTARLLESDGVRVVTTGMSENDFILGAGEKLVDTLVEAYDMFHPKLMGIAGTCASMIIGEDLKEAIATADLPCTVIPVESHGGSGEGDNTVGAIMVLDAAVECGVIPREEADRQIEMLEKATEVEKTRGMAQGKYIKPNFGDSKESVAKRVVNALKDNKKVAFVLNVKKETSYLFSDIINFDYRKINPDNRPVFVANLDENIGLPRIRQHAVNIKNQLDIEPDFITGGLDEYPITANRAAEYLKDKDLDLIVVFGVPHAFPIEEFDTESVAVTDGPRLVEPLKDLGYTHVVAELDAHSKTLGTDKIVFSDFGGMIRSAIGWLDE, from the coding sequence ATGCATCCGAGACCAAGTCCAATTGCCGCTACCCTTTACACTTTAAGGGATATGAACGTAGATGTTATTGTCATGCACGGGCCTACAGGCTGCTGTTTTAGAACAGCCAGACTTTTAGAAAGCGATGGTGTGCGTGTAGTAACTACAGGAATGTCTGAAAACGATTTCATATTGGGTGCCGGTGAAAAACTAGTCGACACATTAGTCGAAGCTTATGACATGTTCCATCCGAAATTGATGGGCATTGCGGGAACATGCGCAAGCATGATTATCGGCGAGGATTTAAAGGAGGCGATTGCAACTGCTGACTTGCCGTGCACAGTCATTCCAGTCGAATCCCATGGGGGGTCTGGCGAGGGCGACAATACTGTCGGCGCGATAATGGTTTTAGATGCTGCCGTTGAATGCGGTGTAATACCTAGAGAGGAGGCAGACAGGCAAATTGAAATGCTTGAAAAGGCAACTGAAGTTGAAAAGACTCGTGGAATGGCACAGGGTAAGTATATCAAACCTAATTTCGGTGATTCAAAGGAAAGCGTTGCAAAAAGGGTAGTCAATGCACTGAAGGATAATAAGAAAGTCGCATTTGTCCTGAACGTTAAAAAGGAAACATCATATTTATTTTCAGATATCATAAATTTTGACTATAGAAAAATCAACCCTGACAACAGGCCTGTTTTCGTGGCCAATTTGGATGAGAACATAGGCCTTCCAAGAATCAGGCAGCATGCAGTAAACATCAAGAATCAGCTTGACATCGAACCGGATTTTATTACAGGAGGCCTTGACGAGTATCCCATAACTGCAAACAGGGCTGCTGAATACCTGAAAGATAAGGATTTGGATTTGATTGTCGTATTCGGAGTTCCTCATGCATTCCCGATTGAGGAATTTGACACAGAATCTGTTGCTGTAACCGATGGGCCTCGTTTGGTGGAGCCTCTAAAGGATTTGGGCTACACTCATGTTGTTGCAGAGCTTGATGCCCACTCAAAAACCCTTGGAACTGATAAAATTGTCTTTTCAGACTTTGGAGGAATGATTAGATCAGCTATCGGGTGGTTGGACGAATGA
- a CDS encoding cobalt-precorrin-7 (C(5))-methyltransferase has product MTGKIFIIGIGPGSSEYLTKKAIDTVNESDYTVGSTRAIELFGDVEGKIAFNVKDLLDKLEEGVQLACDGNTVSILSTGDPGFSGVLNTVLRLSDENGFDKDKIEVIPGISSLQLAAAKCHIQWDNANVMTFHGRENIEDILPVINNGKTTIALPSRKVKDMAQFLLDNGVEPARKVVVCERLSYPDEQIVESTLEDIAESEFTYMCIMVIY; this is encoded by the coding sequence ATGACTGGAAAAATTTTTATTATTGGAATTGGCCCGGGCTCAAGCGAATATTTAACCAAAAAAGCCATCGATACTGTAAATGAAAGCGATTACACTGTCGGAAGCACAAGAGCAATTGAACTGTTTGGAGATGTTGAAGGAAAGATTGCATTCAATGTGAAAGACCTGTTGGACAAGCTCGAGGAGGGAGTTCAGCTGGCATGTGACGGCAACACCGTTTCAATATTGTCAACTGGAGATCCTGGTTTTTCAGGAGTCCTGAATACTGTCTTAAGACTTTCGGATGAAAATGGATTTGATAAGGACAAAATTGAAGTGATTCCGGGAATCAGTTCGCTCCAGCTTGCGGCAGCAAAATGCCACATCCAATGGGACAATGCCAACGTGATGACCTTCCATGGAAGGGAAAACATCGAAGACATCCTTCCAGTCATAAACAACGGAAAGACAACAATTGCGCTTCCTTCAAGAAAAGTGAAGGACATGGCCCAGTTCCTGCTTGACAACGGCGTTGAGCCGGCACGAAAAGTTGTTGTCTGTGAACGTCTAAGCTACCCTGATGAGCAAATTGTCGAATCCACTTTAGAAGATATTGCCGAAAGCGAATTTACCTATATGTGCATTATGGTAATATATTAA
- a CDS encoding redox-regulated ATPase YchF: MLQIAVCGKPNVGKSSFFNSATASGVEMANYPFTTIDANKAVAHVIKDCPCKELGVICNPHNSICVDGKRLLPIEMIDVAGLVPGAHEGKGLGNKFLDELMQAKVFINVIDASGSTDLEGNPVDAGSHDPLDDLEFLENEIVMWMYGILSKNWVRLVRKVGAEHLDISKVLFDQLSGTGIAIEDIIEARRTIEPDYNKWEEEDLIELTRNILHIAKPMMIIANKADLPTSAANIERIKEKYPNVIPTSAGSELALVKAAESGLISYLPGDDHFEILKPEELSEAQRKGLEYIQTSILDKYGSTGVQDALNYAVFELLGRIVVYPVQDEHKYTDQKGNVLPDGFLVPKGSTPRELAYIVHTDIGDKFMHAVDARKNMRVASDYELKDGDIISIVTRG, from the coding sequence ATGCTTCAAATTGCAGTTTGTGGAAAACCGAATGTAGGAAAATCATCTTTTTTCAATTCAGCAACAGCATCGGGGGTTGAAATGGCAAACTATCCATTTACAACAATTGATGCGAATAAGGCGGTTGCTCACGTTATTAAGGATTGCCCATGTAAGGAACTGGGCGTCATATGCAATCCCCATAATTCCATATGTGTCGATGGAAAAAGATTATTGCCGATTGAGATGATTGACGTTGCAGGATTAGTTCCTGGAGCGCACGAAGGAAAAGGATTGGGTAATAAGTTTTTAGATGAACTGATGCAGGCCAAAGTGTTTATTAATGTCATTGACGCTTCAGGCTCAACAGACCTTGAGGGAAATCCGGTCGATGCTGGAAGCCACGACCCGCTTGATGATCTGGAATTTCTTGAAAACGAGATTGTAATGTGGATGTATGGGATACTGTCCAAAAATTGGGTAAGGCTTGTGAGAAAGGTAGGTGCCGAGCACCTTGACATTTCAAAAGTGTTGTTTGACCAATTGTCCGGAACAGGAATAGCTATTGAGGACATCATTGAGGCCAGAAGAACAATCGAGCCAGATTACAACAAATGGGAAGAAGAAGACTTGATTGAGCTTACACGCAACATTCTGCACATTGCAAAGCCGATGATGATTATTGCAAACAAGGCGGACCTGCCGACTTCAGCTGCAAACATCGAAAGAATCAAGGAAAAGTATCCGAACGTGATTCCAACCTCTGCAGGTTCAGAGCTTGCACTAGTGAAGGCTGCAGAAAGCGGCTTGATTAGCTATTTGCCCGGTGATGACCATTTTGAAATCCTGAAACCTGAAGAATTGTCTGAAGCCCAACGCAAAGGTTTGGAGTATATTCAAACCAGCATATTGGATAAATACGGCAGCACTGGGGTTCAGGATGCATTGAACTATGCAGTCTTCGAATTGCTTGGCAGGATTGTCGTCTATCCTGTTCAGGATGAGCATAAATACACTGACCAAAAGGGCAATGTCCTGCCTGATGGATTTTTGGTTCCTAAGGGCTCAACTCCACGTGAACTGGCATATATTGTCCACACAGATATTGGAGATAAGTTCATGCATGCAGTGGATGCAAGAAAGAACATGCGTGTCGCCAGTGACTATGAGCTGAAAGACGGCGATATCATAAGCATCGTTACAAGAGGATAA
- a CDS encoding metallophosphoesterase encodes MKDEEIDRPSAMKVRQGIQDAITYSLPDKKFSEKNIDLVEIDIELKNLGWNFHNYRILNLTDIHLGQWINPKYLDDLVDYANTLNIDLITLTGDYFSYVIDEYIESLQNSLKRLKAPDGKLGVLGNHDHWMGAEKVRDIFKAADIVDLSNDVKTFEKNGDCLNVAGVDSCTVCADDLDKVISKLPEDVPTVLLAHEPDFAKESSKTGRFDLQISGHSHGGQFIIPSFETTPFRGPNSTKYPVGLYNVENMIQYTSKGLGTNSFRIRINCKPEITIITLKTDKKQKIPLK; translated from the coding sequence ATGAAAGATGAAGAGATTGACCGTCCATCAGCTATGAAAGTTCGCCAGGGAATCCAGGATGCGATAACATATTCATTGCCGGACAAAAAATTCAGTGAAAAGAACATTGATTTAGTGGAAATTGACATCGAATTGAAGAATCTAGGCTGGAACTTCCACAATTACCGCATATTAAATCTAACCGACATTCATTTGGGCCAATGGATTAACCCAAAATATCTAGATGACCTTGTAGACTATGCGAATACATTAAATATCGATTTGATTACATTGACCGGCGACTATTTCTCATATGTCATTGACGAATATATTGAATCGCTGCAGAATTCCTTGAAAAGACTGAAAGCCCCCGACGGCAAGTTGGGAGTTTTGGGAAATCATGACCACTGGATGGGAGCTGAAAAGGTAAGAGATATTTTCAAGGCTGCAGACATCGTTGATTTGAGCAATGATGTAAAAACATTCGAAAAAAATGGGGATTGCTTGAATGTTGCAGGCGTTGATAGCTGTACTGTCTGTGCTGATGATTTAGATAAGGTAATTTCCAAACTGCCGGAAGATGTTCCTACAGTATTGCTTGCCCATGAACCTGATTTTGCAAAAGAATCATCCAAAACTGGGCGGTTTGATTTGCAGATTTCTGGCCATTCACATGGAGGACAATTCATCATTCCCTCATTTGAAACCACCCCTTTTAGAGGGCCGAATTCAACAAAATACCCTGTTGGGCTTTATAATGTAGAAAATATGATTCAATACACAAGCAAGGGGCTTGGAACAAATTCGTTTAGAATAAGAATCAACTGCAAACCAGAGATTACTATAATTACCCTTAAAACCGATAAAAAACAAAAGATACCCTTAAAATGA
- a CDS encoding AIR synthase-related protein, whose product MDIEGFVRARIDDYDYDDLAEILAVRIREYKKISEENSYEMAKAVIDEVSTTLKLQESDDEFLKEIASVNKADVLMGEMGVGSRGAGDFFVHRKIAEIVSSTNTASLVNPSEQDDGGVVKAPVKNDEVYITTAVDGIHSRLSEYPFLGGFHVTRATLRDVCVMGADPVAILSDVHLADDGDVAKIFDFTAGVAAVSELVDVPIVAGSTLRVGGDMVLGDRFVSAVGSVGVSAYPPTARKGATEGDVILLTEGSGGGTITTTALYNGFFDVVWDTMNVNFVQASHALFEADLVKDIHAMTDVTNGGLRGDAHEISNTTGVGLEFYEKEIRQMVAPNVLNMLETLNIDPLGVSTDSLMLIAPPEIVGDIKKAVSKYDVAISEIGEVNNSGEPILIKEDSTEEKLVPLFREAAYTKIKKLVGETTPEDFEEMKQKVQEASDAAIAKKEKVIKHIRAN is encoded by the coding sequence ATGGATATTGAAGGATTTGTAAGAGCAAGAATTGATGATTATGATTATGATGACCTAGCAGAAATTTTGGCTGTTAGAATAAGAGAATACAAGAAAATTTCAGAAGAAAATTCTTATGAAATGGCAAAGGCAGTAATTGATGAAGTTTCAACCACTTTAAAATTACAGGAAAGTGATGATGAGTTTTTAAAGGAAATAGCCAGTGTTAACAAGGCTGATGTGCTCATGGGCGAGATGGGAGTCGGATCCCGTGGAGCCGGGGACTTCTTCGTTCACAGAAAGATTGCAGAAATTGTATCATCAACAAATACTGCATCACTGGTAAACCCGTCAGAGCAGGACGATGGTGGAGTCGTGAAGGCCCCAGTCAAAAACGATGAGGTTTACATTACAACTGCCGTTGATGGAATCCACTCACGTTTAAGTGAATATCCGTTTTTAGGCGGTTTTCATGTAACCAGAGCAACACTCAGGGATGTTTGCGTAATGGGGGCAGACCCGGTAGCCATCTTGAGTGATGTTCACCTTGCAGATGATGGTGATGTTGCAAAAATATTCGATTTCACAGCAGGTGTTGCGGCAGTTTCAGAGCTTGTGGATGTTCCAATAGTTGCGGGAAGTACATTGCGTGTCGGCGGAGACATGGTTTTAGGCGACAGATTCGTATCAGCTGTTGGAAGTGTGGGAGTATCAGCATATCCTCCAACCGCAAGAAAAGGAGCGACTGAAGGGGATGTCATTTTATTAACAGAAGGTTCCGGTGGAGGAACAATTACAACAACTGCACTTTACAATGGATTTTTCGATGTCGTATGGGATACAATGAACGTCAATTTCGTTCAGGCATCACATGCATTGTTTGAAGCTGACCTTGTAAAAGACATCCATGCAATGACTGACGTAACAAACGGTGGTCTTAGGGGAGATGCTCATGAGATATCAAATACAACCGGTGTCGGTCTTGAGTTTTATGAAAAGGAAATAAGGCAGATGGTTGCGCCAAATGTATTGAACATGCTTGAAACTTTAAATATCGATCCATTGGGTGTGTCAACCGATTCATTGATGCTGATTGCACCTCCGGAAATTGTCGGAGATATCAAAAAGGCAGTTTCCAAATATGATGTTGCAATATCTGAGATTGGTGAGGTCAACAACTCCGGCGAGCCAATCCTGATAAAAGAGGATTCAACTGAAGAAAAATTGGTTCCTCTATTTAGGGAAGCGGCTTATACCAAAATCAAAAAGTTGGTTGGTGAAACAACCCCTGAAGACTTTGAAGAAATGAAGCAAAAGGTTCAAGAGGCTTCAGATGCGGCTATCGCTAAAAAGGAAAAAGTGATAAAACACATTCGTGCAAATTAA
- the hisH gene encoding imidazole glycerol phosphate synthase subunit HisH, with amino-acid sequence MITIIDYKSGNLKSISNGFRKIGCDFQITDDKEIIANSEYLVLPGVGAFGSAMENLKPFEDVIREHVGDDKPFLGICLGQQVLMSESEESPGIKGLDLFKGHVELLPEGVKIPHMGWNKLNVVNDSPILQGIDGEFFYFVHSYHVVPDDDNIIAGVCEYGGDVVASLSQNNLFSTQFHPEKSGVAGLKILKNFTDLEI; translated from the coding sequence ATGATAACGATTATAGATTATAAAAGCGGAAACCTTAAAAGCATTTCCAATGGATTTAGAAAGATTGGATGTGACTTTCAGATAACTGACGATAAGGAGATAATAGCCAATAGCGAATATTTGGTTTTGCCAGGTGTTGGAGCTTTTGGAAGCGCAATGGAAAACCTAAAGCCATTTGAAGATGTTATAAGAGAACATGTCGGTGATGATAAGCCGTTTTTGGGAATTTGCCTTGGCCAACAGGTGTTGATGAGCGAAAGCGAAGAGTCTCCTGGCATTAAAGGTCTGGACTTATTCAAGGGGCATGTTGAATTGCTTCCTGAAGGAGTGAAAATACCTCACATGGGCTGGAACAAATTGAATGTTGTCAATGATTCACCAATTTTGCAAGGCATTGACGGAGAGTTTTTCTACTTTGTTCACTCCTATCATGTGGTCCCGGACGATGACAATATCATTGCTGGAGTCTGCGAGTATGGTGGTGATGTGGTAGCCAGCTTATCTCAGAATAATTTGTTTTCTACACAGTTTCACCCGGAAAAGAGCGGGGTGGCTGGACTCAAGATTTTGAAAAATTTCACTGATTTGGAGATTTGA
- a CDS encoding C-GCAxxG-C-C family protein, with protein MKLDEKILEEKIREYRKTKSCSESTLMGLCETAEIDITADEMTRLGCGFAGGIGGTFDEGTCGAVTGALMANGLILDDVSKIKANAKEIFNAFKDEYGTVRCDKISDHGKDKSPCVDCCVFIAKKVADLLEE; from the coding sequence ATGAAACTTGACGAGAAAATTTTGGAAGAAAAAATTAGGGAATACAGAAAAACAAAAAGCTGCTCCGAGTCAACCTTGATGGGTCTTTGCGAAACCGCCGAGATTGACATCACAGCTGATGAAATGACCAGATTAGGATGCGGATTTGCAGGCGGAATTGGAGGAACCTTTGATGAGGGAACCTGCGGTGCCGTCACCGGAGCATTGATGGCAAACGGGCTGATTTTAGATGATGTTAGCAAAATCAAAGCCAATGCAAAAGAAATTTTCAATGCCTTTAAAGACGAATACGGAACAGTGAGATGCGACAAGATAAGCGACCACGGCAAAGACAAATCCCCATGCGTCGACTGCTGCGTGTTCATTGCAAAGAAAGTTGCTGACTTGTTGGAGGAATAA
- a CDS encoding Ig-like domain-containing protein: MNIKINTICFIFLFVFLISAVSASDFENGTLKAIKQSDSNQELSKVNNVKTDSLGAEQTPEKVYLTAPDVKMHYKDGSIFKVTLKDKSKKAISNVKVKIAINGVTYSKVTDKKGTASINLNLKSGIYNVLTTFEGTSKYSKQSAKSTVIIKSTIKCSDFTKYYKNTASYFATFYDQKGKLLKNTAAKVKLNGKTYSIKTNAKGVGKLAIDLKPGQYSISVTNPKTTETITKTVNIKSLIETNDLTVNESQTAKFNVKILNSYGKASPNKKVTITVNGETYTKTTDKSGIATLNLNLDAGKYTITTEYSGLKSINTITVNKLIKTSKFMHTILIPDYVNVTAPYVFKNSQYSLKTGSNGIIKMPKNEVFTVEIGNEIYLFSTSKIGGIDSTVIGYNNYLIPLDGSGIKSNVNRNNLKDNGIVISKIDGFTQIDYQSNTSDNVELFGMYADKYLTNSETITYMQNDQITAKINFQTYSFDETGLKYSLAKYYQKSMNDFNTKSYDEITNHNAASIRFANSNIPVEFTYYGKSIAGYVSKEDLITQFTVNGKQELEKTETISYGLDMKYRRSLGFEFLQSYSIINEKITADTLQNWVSMNSKYLSRFGVMNVYGMHLASLQTAWMADELADSYSKEFEVTWKRDNGVTILGGINLENTYLNILDADMGMKVSGNEKNAVLFRLINSMNLPNLEDYSLSQVAWRFMDNTTNSQDNILNAILKNKFSMAQLGEMIYIFSEDGTKSAIMLNSTSGVAKVILSQNNTVYKGSLIATSGDCCSVGIVPKDIISGIRNLLNSFNDGINGLSDILDNLHPLSVLAYYGIKLVLEKTLQGASSACLGLFSTMAVIQNAGTIFRDNVVNQNDWHKLMDTVAFTRPGYLQGKKIYNIPNDEGGYDYIEVKINGDLSLDRDNAVYISNGNVRKLTRQETYDYFSDEYWTPISMPTQYWDDSWKEIM, encoded by the coding sequence ATGAATATTAAAATAAACACCATATGTTTCATTTTCCTATTTGTTTTTTTAATATCGGCAGTTTCCGCTAGCGATTTTGAAAATGGAACATTGAAAGCTATCAAACAGTCTGATTCAAATCAGGAATTAAGTAAGGTAAACAATGTAAAAACGGACAGTTTGGGTGCCGAGCAGACCCCCGAAAAAGTCTACTTGACCGCACCCGACGTTAAAATGCATTACAAGGATGGAAGCATATTTAAGGTTACTCTTAAAGACAAAAGCAAAAAGGCAATAAGCAACGTTAAAGTTAAAATTGCAATAAACGGAGTGACCTACAGCAAGGTAACCGACAAAAAGGGAACAGCATCAATCAACTTGAATTTAAAAAGCGGAATCTACAATGTCTTAACGACATTTGAGGGAACAAGCAAATATTCAAAACAGAGCGCCAAAAGCACTGTAATAATCAAAAGCACAATAAAGTGCAGCGACTTCACAAAATACTATAAAAACACAGCCTCCTATTTTGCCACATTCTATGACCAAAAGGGAAAGCTTTTAAAGAACACAGCAGCAAAAGTTAAATTAAACGGCAAGACATATTCCATAAAAACCAATGCAAAGGGCGTTGGAAAGCTAGCCATTGACCTAAAACCGGGACAATACAGCATTTCCGTGACAAACCCAAAAACCACTGAAACCATAACAAAAACCGTCAACATCAAATCATTGATTGAGACAAATGATCTGACAGTCAATGAAAGCCAAACCGCCAAATTCAATGTGAAAATTTTAAATAGCTATGGAAAAGCATCGCCAAACAAGAAGGTAACGATAACTGTCAACGGCGAAACCTATACGAAAACCACCGATAAAAGTGGAATCGCAACATTGAATCTGAATTTAGATGCCGGAAAATACACAATAACAACAGAATATTCAGGACTTAAATCAATTAACACGATAACAGTGAATAAACTTATAAAAACATCGAAATTCATGCATACAATTCTGATTCCCGATTATGTCAATGTGACTGCCCCATATGTATTTAAAAACTCCCAATATTCTCTAAAAACCGGTTCGAATGGAATAATAAAAATGCCGAAAAATGAGGTTTTCACTGTTGAAATCGGCAATGAAATCTATTTGTTTTCAACCTCCAAAATCGGAGGCATCGATTCCACGGTAATCGGATACAACAATTATCTGATTCCTTTAGACGGAAGCGGAATTAAAAGCAATGTGAATAGAAACAATCTAAAAGACAATGGAATAGTGATTTCAAAAATAGACGGATTTACACAAATAGACTATCAGTCAAACACCAGCGACAATGTGGAACTGTTCGGCATGTATGCAGACAAATACCTCACCAATAGCGAAACAATAACATACATGCAAAATGACCAAATCACAGCCAAAATTAATTTCCAAACATACAGCTTTGATGAAACCGGCCTGAAATACAGTCTGGCAAAATACTATCAAAAATCAATGAATGACTTCAACACAAAAAGCTATGATGAAATCACCAACCACAATGCCGCTTCAATCAGATTTGCAAACTCCAATATTCCTGTAGAATTCACGTATTACGGCAAGAGTATTGCAGGCTATGTCTCCAAAGAGGATTTGATTACCCAATTTACAGTCAATGGAAAACAGGAACTTGAAAAAACGGAAACTATAAGCTATGGGCTTGACATGAAATACCGCAGAAGCCTTGGCTTTGAATTCCTTCAAAGCTACAGCATTATTAACGAGAAGATTACTGCAGACACATTGCAAAATTGGGTTTCCATGAATTCAAAATACTTATCAAGATTTGGCGTGATGAATGTCTATGGAATGCATTTGGCCTCACTTCAAACAGCATGGATGGCAGACGAACTGGCCGATAGCTATTCCAAGGAATTTGAAGTGACCTGGAAGAGAGATAATGGGGTTACAATATTGGGCGGAATAAATCTTGAAAACACTTATCTAAACATTCTGGATGCAGACATGGGAATGAAAGTTAGTGGAAATGAGAAAAATGCCGTATTGTTTAGACTGATTAATTCCATGAACCTGCCGAACCTGGAAGATTATTCCCTATCACAGGTCGCCTGGAGATTTATGGACAACACTACAAATTCACAGGACAACATATTAAATGCAATATTGAAAAATAAGTTCAGCATGGCACAATTGGGAGAAATGATTTACATTTTCTCTGAAGACGGGACAAAATCTGCAATCATGCTCAACTCAACAAGCGGTGTTGCAAAGGTTATATTAAGTCAAAACAATACTGTTTACAAAGGGTCATTGATAGCCACATCCGGAGATTGCTGCAGTGTCGGAATAGTTCCAAAGGACATTATTTCAGGAATCAGAAATCTTTTAAACTCGTTCAATGATGGAATTAACGGTTTGTCTGACATTTTGGATAACTTGCATCCCTTAAGCGTTCTAGCATATTATGGAATTAAGCTAGTATTGGAAAAAACCTTGCAGGGAGCTTCATCAGCATGCCTAGGCCTATTCTCCACAATGGCAGTAATACAAAATGCAGGAACCATATTCAGAGACAATGTAGTAAATCAAAACGACTGGCATAAGCTTATGGATACTGTGGCATTTACAAGGCCAGGTTATCTGCAGGGAAAGAAGATATACAATATTCCAAACGATGAGGGAGGCTATGACTACATTGAAGTGAAAATCAATGGCGATTTGAGTCTAGACAGGGACAATGCCGTATACATAAGCAATGGAAACGTGAGAAAACTAACTAGGCAAGAGACATACGACTACTTTAGCGACGAATACTGGACCCCAA